GTCAACACCATCGTGGCCAACGCCCGTACCGATGAACTGCTCGACGAGTCGCAGCGGCTGACCGCCGAACTGCAGGCCCGCTCCGAGGAGTTGCAGGTCCAGCAGGACGAGCTGCAGCGCTCGAACGAGGAGCTGGAGGACAAGGCCTCCCTGCTGGCCGCCCAGAACAGCGACATCGAGGCGAAGAACCTTCAGATCGAGCAGGCGCGCCAGGAGCTGGAGACCCGGGCCCAGCAGCTGTCGCTGGCCTCCAAGTACAAGTCGGAGTTCCTGGCGAACATGAGCCACGAGCTGCGTACCCCTCTGAACAGCCTGCTGATCCTCGCCCAGCTCCTCGCGCAGAACCCGTCCCGCAACCTCACCCCGAAGCAGGTCGAGTACGCGGGCATCATCCACTCCGCGGGCTCCGACCTGCTCCAGCTGATCAACGACATCCTCGACCTGTCGAAGGTCGAGGCCGGGAAGATGGACGTCAGCCCCGAGGTCGTGCCACTGCGCCAGCTCCTGGAGTACGTCGAGGCGACCTTCCGGCCGATGACGACCCAGAAGAGCCTCGACTTCACCGTGCGTACCGCGCCGGGCGCACCCGCCGACCTGCTCACCGACGACTCCCGGCTGCGCCAGGTGCTGCGCAACCTGCTGTCGAACGCGGTCAAGTTCACCGAGCAGGGCGGTGTGGAACTGCGGATCGAGCCGGCGGCCGACCACGAGGTGCCCGGCGGGGTGTTCCGCGGCGGCACCATCGTCGCCTTCCGGGTGCAGGACACCGGGATCGGCATTCCCGAGCAGCATCTGGAGACGATCTTCGGCGCCTTCCAGCAGGCGGACGGCACCACGAGCCGCAAATACGGCGGCACCGGCCTCGGTCTGTCCATCACCCGCGAGATCGCCCATCTGCTCGGCGGCGCCGTCACGGTCGACAGCACGCCGGGCCGGGGCAGCACGTTCACGCTGTTCCTGCCCGTGGCGCGCCCCGACTTCGAGAACCTGGTGATCGGCGACCGCGTGCTGGAGCCCGCGCCGGACGCCCCGTCCTCGCAGGAGCCCGCGGCGAACGTTCCGGTACCGGTTACGGCCGGCCCCGCCAAACGCCGGCGGCGCCGGCTGCTGGTCGTCGAGGAGCGGCAGCGCGGACTGCTGACCCTGGTCGCGGAGAGCGCGGTCTCGGACGTCACCCGCGGCCAGGACGCCGGTGACCCACGCGGCACGGTCGACGTCATCACCACGTCAGGGGCGCACGAGGCGGCGAGCGCGCTGGCCGCGGGTCCGTGCCACTGCGTCGTGCTCGAACTCGGCATGCCCGGCGGCGAGGCGCCCCGCTTCCTGGACGCGATGCAGGGCGACTCCGCGCTTGCGAACGTTCCGGTGCTCGTGCACAGCGGCCACCGCGCGGATCTGGCGCAGGAACAGGAACTGCAGGCCCGCTCCGGCACCCGCGCCCTGGAGTTCCTGTCCAGCCTCGACGAACTGCGGGAGCGCATCGCCCTGCATCTGTCGGCCGAGGAACTGGGGGACGTGCCGTCCCTGGCCCGCGTGGAGGAGCCGCAGGCCAGTTCACCCCGGGCCGTCGAGGACGCCTTCCTCGGGCGTACGGTCCTGGTCGTCGACGACGACGCGCGCAACCTCTTCGCGCTGAGCGGGATCCTGGAACTCCAGGGCTTCCACGTCCTGCACGCGGACAACGGCCGCAAGGGCATCGAGACGCTGGTCAACCACCCCGACATCGCCCTCGTCCTGATGGACGTGATGATGCCGGAGATGGACGGCTACACCGCCACGGCCGAGATCCGCAAGATGCCCCAGTACGCGGGTCTGCCCATCATCGCCGTCACGGCGAAGGCGATGCCCGGCGACCGGGAGAAGTCGCTGGCCTCCGGGGCCAGTGACTACGTCACCAAGCCGGTCGACACCGAGGACCTCATCGCCTGCGTCCGCCGCTGGCTGCCTGCGTGAGCGACCGCGCCCGGCCGTGCGCGAGCACCGGCCGGGCGCAGGTCCCCGCGAACCGCCCCCATGGGCATTCCCGCCGAGGAGCAAGGGCATCGTGAGCCTTCCAGAAGAACACCCTGATCCGGCCGACGAGATCACCGGCGACGCCGCCGCGCACGCAGACGCAGGCACGGACGTGGACGTGGTCGCGGCCACCGACTCATCGCTCGACAAGCAGAAGGCCTTCGCCACCGGCTACCCCGTGGGCAGGCTGGCCGCGACGGTGGAGCGGCTGCGCCATGAGGTGCGGTCGGCCCAGGCCGAGGCCGACGGGCGCGCCCTGATCGAGCTCGCCAAGGGCATCCTGGTGGAGCGGCTGGGATGCGGCCCGGCCCAGGCCGCACGGCAACTCGCCGAGCTGGCCGACCAGGCCAAGGTGACACCGCTCGAACTCGCCGTCGACGTCATCAACCAGTCCGCCCGCGACCGCCTCTCGGATGTGACCGGCGCCTTCCTGGCCGGCGCCCAGGACAACGAGAGCCCCTCGGCCCCGCGCGCGGAGAGCGAACGCTCGGCCGCGGTCCGGCTGCGCGAGGCGGAGAGCGGCGCGCTGGCGGCTCCCGACACCCAGGCCGTCGCCGACTCCCTCCTCCAGCACGCGCTGACCCCGCTCGGCGCGGTCGCCGTGGCCATCTGGACCGCGGGGAGCGACGGTTCGCTCACGCTCGCGGGCAGCGCCGGGTTCTCCCCCGCGGAGGCCGGGCGCTGGCGCTATGTGCCCCCCGGCGTGGTGACGGCGGCCCGTACGAGTCTCACCCAGCGCAGGGGGCAGTGGATCGGCTCCCTCGCCAAGACCGGTCTGCCCTCCATCGGCCAGCACCACTTCCCCGAGGGAGGACGGGCCGCCCTGCCCGCCGGCACCGGCGGGCGTGTCCACGGAGTCCTCGAAGTCGTCTGGCCCACTCCCCTGGAACCGCAGTCGCCCCAGGTGATCCGCCAGGTCGAGGCGCTGGCGGAACTGTGCGCCCACACCCTGGAGACGTACGCGTTCGTGCACGACGGCGACACCGTCAGTGAGCCCCGTGTCCTGCCGGACGCGGCCGAACTGGTGGACCTGGCCGACGGGCTGCAGGATCCCGCGCTGGTCCTCGTCCCCTACCTCGACGACGGGCATCTCGTCGACTTCCACATCCATCACGTGAACAGCCGCTTCCTGGATCCGGCCGGCCGGCCGCGCGGCCTCGTCAACGGCGCCCTGCTGCTCGAGGCCTACCCGATGGCCGCCGGGGAGAGCGAACTCTTCCAGCGGGTCGAGCGCGTCTACGCCACCGGGGAGCCGTTCCGCGCGCAGCGCATGAACCTCACGGCCCTGGTCGACCAGGTGGCACTGGCGTCCGTGGCCGACATCAGCATCAGCCGGCACGGCAACAGCGTGCTGCTGATCTGGCGCGTCGAGGACGAGACGGCACGGCTGGCGAGCCTGCTCCAGCACGCGCAGCGCCTGGGCCGCATCGGCGGCTTCGAGGAGAACCTGCTCACCGGCGAGATCACCTGGAACGGCCAGCTCTTCAGCCTGTACGGCAGATCGCCCGCCAGCGGTCCCGTGCCGCTGGAGGAGCTGGCCCTGCACGCCCACCCGGACGACGCCGTCGCCATCGGCCGATTCCTGCGCACCCTGCTCCACCACCGGCGGCCGGCGGCCGCCGCCTTCCGGCTGCAGCGTCCCGACGAGGTGACCCGTCACATCCGCGTGGTGGCGGAACCGGTGCTCGACGCCGACGGCCGGCCGTTCGTGCTGCGCGGGGCCTATCAGGACATCTCGGCCCAGCACTGGACGGAGGTCGCGCTGGCCGCCACGCGTGACCAGCTCGCGCACACCGAGCAGCAGGCGACCGAACGCAACCGGCTGACGCTTCAGTTGCAGCACGCCATCATGCCCCCGACCCAGGCGCCGCTGCGGGCCCCCCGGCTCGACGTGGCCGTCCGCTACCGGCCCGCCGAGACCGAGCAACTCGTCGGCGGCGACTGGTACGACGCGGTCGTGCTGCCGTCCGGTCTGGTGCTCCTGTGCGTGGGGGACGTGGCCGGGCACGGCATAGAGGCCGCGACGAGCATGGTGGTCCTGCGGAACGCCCTGCGCGGGCTCGCGGTGACCGGGGCGGGCCCCGGCCAGCTGCTGACCTGGCTCAACAGCGTGGCGCACCATCTCACGGGCTCCATCACGGCCACCGCGGTCTGCGGCATCTACGACCCGGACAGCCGTACGCTGCGCTGGGCCAGGGCGGGTCATCTGCCACCCGTACTGGTGCGGGACGGGGAGGCGGTGTCCCTGCCCCTCCTCAAGGGCCTGCTGCTGGGCGCGGTGCCCGAGGTGGCGTACGGCGAGGACGAGGTGCAACTGGCGGTCGACGACACGCTGCTGATGTACACGGACGGCCTGATCGAGCGGCGGGACCGCACGATGGAGGAGTCCATGACCCAGTTGCTCACCACGGTCCGGGCGGCGCCCTGCACGCTCGACCAGCAGCTCGACAGGCTCCTCACGTACAGCAGGTCGGACACCGACGACGACACCTGCATCGTGGGCATCCGCGTGTCGTAGACCGGCGCGCGGCTTCCGCGATCATGGGCGAGAAAGCCCGCATGCGGAGGGGAAGCGGGGGTAGACGGGCGGGCATGTGCGACGAGACACACAGACCCGCTGGTGAGGCCGCAGCCTGCGCGTGCCGCGAAGAAACGCCGACGAGAGCTTGATCACGTCGCGCGTGCCGTCAGCGACGGCATCGAATGCGCGTACGGGGGTAGGCGCCCCGGACCGTCATGACTTTGTGGGAGGTACTTGTGTCCATAGCCCAGAACCCGTTGTCCGTAGAGGTCTCGCTGCCTCGCGAGGACGTCGTCCTGCTCACGGTCGAGGGACATCTGGACATCGACACCGCGACGGGACTCCAGCACCATCTGGCGAACCAGTTCCAGCACGGTCGTCGTCACTTCCTGCTGGACCTCGCGGCCGTCCCCTTCATGGACTCGTCCGGTATGAACATCATCATCAGGGCGTACCAGCAGACGCGGGAGCTCGATGGGAGCGTGCACATCATCTCGCCGACGCCGCCCGTGCGACGGATCCTCGACCTCACCGGTGTGAGCATCACCGTGCCCGTGTCCGACAGCGTCGAGGACTCGCTGGCCCTCGTGGACAAGCAGCGGTCCGACGACTCCGCCTGAGCCCCGCCCCGCCCTCGGGGGACGGCGGAGCGCAGTCAGGTACAACAGTTGTTGTTCGACAACAGTTGTTGTTCAGCAACATTTCCGCTCGGCCCACAGGGGACGCCATCACCGTCGCCGCACCGGCCCCCACCCCGTCGGACCGCACACCATGATTCGTACCTGGCACATCTCCACCGTCCCCGACGCCGCGCGGGCCCGTGTCGACACGGCACGCCTGGCCGCCGCGCTCGGGGTCTCCGACATGGAACGGACCCGGCTGACGACCTCGCTCGGCGCACAGCTGCGCACGTGCCTCACGCAGGGCGGCGCCTGGCGGCTGGAGCTGGAGACGGCCGGGGAGCCGCCCGAGGGTGTCCTGCTGCGGGCCCGCGTGACCTCGGGTGACGAGGTGGACGCCGCGGAACGGCCGACGTGGCAGCTGACGGTCGCCTGCGCCGAGGACGCGCCCACGACGGACGCCGGCGGCCCAGCGGACGACCACGAGACGCTGGCCGAGGCGCTGCTGGTCGCCGACGAGGACACGGCCCGGGTGGTGGACAGACTCGGCGAGCAGGAGGATCTGGTCACCTTCCACCGGGAGGAGCTGGAACAGACCAATCTGGGCGTACTGGCTCTGCACGCCGAGCTGGACGCGGCCGGCCGGGCCCAGCGCGACCTGCTGGCCGCGGAGCGGAAGGCCCGCGGCGAGGCGGAGACCGCCCGCCGCAGGCTGACGTTCCTGGCCGACGCCAGCGCGGTGCTGACGGCATCGCTCAACCACGACGAGGTCGTCCGCCGGCTGCAGGGCCTGCTGGTTCCGGAGTACGCGGCGAGTGTCGACGTATGGCTCTTCGACGGTGACGAGGACCGGGTGAACGCGCCGCGTCCGGCCGCCGCCGTGGTCGCGGCCCGCACCGGGCGCCCCCAGTACGCGGCCGACCACCCGGGCGACCTGCCCGGTGTCGACGACCATCCCTTCTCGACGCTGCGCCCCGCGACTCCCCTGCTGTGCATTCCGCTGGGGACCCGGCGGACCCCGCAGGGTGTGCTGACCCTCGCGCCGCCGGGCGCGCGGTGGGACGCCGACGACGTGGTCATGCTGATCGAACTCACCCGCCGGGCGGGCGTGGCGATCGACAACGCCCGGCGCTTCGAGCACAACCGCGACATCGCCGAGACGCTGCAGCGGGCCCTGCTCACGGACCTGCCCGCCACTCCGGGGCTGCAGCTGGCCGCGCGCTATCTGCCGGCCACGCACGGTCTGAACATCGGCGGCGACTGGTACGACGCCTTCCGCCAGCCCGACGGCAGCCTGATCACCGTCATAGGCGACGTGACCGGGCACGGACTGCACGCCGCCGTCATGATGAGCCAGCTGCGCACCGCGCTGCGCGCGTACGCCGTCGACGGCGGCACCCCCGGCCAGCTCCTGACCCGGCTGCACATCTTCCTGCACCACCTGCAGCCCGATCTGTACGCCACCGCCGTCATCGCCCGCTTCCATCCCGACGAACCGACGCTGACCTGGGCCGCGGCGGGTCATCCGCCGCCCGTGCTGCGCACCCCCGACGGCCAGGTGCACACGCTCGACGCGAAGCCCGGCGCGATGCTCGGCATTCCGCTGCAGCAGGTGATCCGGGACCACACCGTGACCCTCACGCCCGGTTCGACCCTGGCGCTCTACACGGACGGTCTGGTGGAACGCCGGGCCCAGGGCATAGACCCGGGCATCGGGCGGCTCGCCGCGGCGCTCGGGACGTTCCGTTCCGAGGACCTCGACGCCGACCTGGACGCCTCGGCCGACAGGCTGCTGCATCCGCTGCTGAGCGATTCCGAGCGGGACGACGACGTGTGTCTGCTGCTGTGCCATCTGCACAGCCGGGCGGCCGAGCTGGTGAGGACCCCCACCGAGCTGGCCTTCTGAGCCGTCTCAGCCGAGCCGCGGCGGCTGCGGGCGTACGCGGGCGTGGGCCCGGTGGAAGGCGTGCAGCCCTTGTTTCAGGGAGGCCCGCTCCCCCGGTGTCATCGCCGCCAGCACACCGGTCAGCCCCTGGGAGCGGTGCTCGGTGACGTCGGCCAGCAGCCGCCGCCCCTGGGAGGTGATGACGAGCTGCACCTCGCGGCGGTTGTGCGGCTGGACCGTCCGCTGCAGCAGCCCGGCGGCTTCGAGACGGCCGCACAGCCGGCTGGCGGTGGGCAGGCCGATGCCCAGGTGCTCGGCCAGGGCGGTGAGATTGAGTTCGGGCGGCCTTCGGACGGTCCGCAGCGCGAGCAGTTGCCGGGTGGGCAGCCGGGGCGGGGCGGCCGAGGCCGCCGCCCACCACAGCGACACCACGCTCTCCACCGCGTCGAGGACCTGATCGGTGAGCGTGTCCGGCGGGTGGCCGGCGCGCTGCGGGCGATCGGGCACGTCAGTGGTCACACGCATGTCTCTTTCGGTTCTCGCGGTTCGGCTCCGGATCCGGCCAGGCCAGTGGCCTCGTACGTCGGCCCTACCCGAACAAACGGCCCGTACACAGCCCGTTTCTCCCCCGTAACCGCGAACGGCCCGGCCCTTCCCTCCCGCGGGTGTGGTGCGGGAGGGGAGGGCCGGGCCGTTCGCGGGGACCGGGACGGTCAGCCGGCGGTCAGCGCGCCCTTCAGGACGGTGATCGCCTGGCTGATGGCGGCCTCGGCGGCGTGGGTCTCGCGCAGGGCGTTGAGCATCACGAAGTCGTGGATGATGCCCTGGTAGCGGACGGCGGTGACCGGGACGCCGGCCTCGCGCAGCTTGTCGGCGTAGGCCTCGCCCTCGTCGCGCAGGACGTCGGCCTCACCGGTGATGACGAGGGCGGGCGGCAGTCCGGTGAGCTGCTCGGTGGTGGCGCGCAGCGGGGACGCGGTGATCTCGGCGCGCTGCTTCTCGTCGGTCGTGTACTGGTCCCAGAACCACTGCATGCCGTCGCGGCGCAGGAAGTAGCCCTCGGCGAACCGGTGGTAGGAGCCGGTGTCGAAGGAGGCGTCGGTGACCGGGTAGAACAGCACCTGCTGGACGAGCGCGACGTCGCCGCGCTCCTTGGCCATGAGTGTCAGGGCCGCGGCCATGTTGCCGCCGACGGAGTCGCCCACCACCGCGGTGCGGGAGGCGTCGAGTCCGTGGTCGGCGCCGGTGGTGGCGATCCACTGGGCGACGGTGTAGTTCTGCTCGATGGCGACGGGGTAGCGCGCCTCGGGCGAGAGGTCGTACTCGGGGAAGACGACCGCTGCGCCCGCGCCGACGGCGAGTTCGCGCACCAGGCGGTCGTGGGTGTGGGCGTTGCCGAAGACCCAGCCGGCGCCGTGGATGTAGATGATCACGGGAAGGGCGCCGGTGGCTCCCGCGGGGCGGACGATCCGGGTGCGGACCTCGCCGGTGGGGCCGCCGGGGACGGTGATCCACTCCTCGTCGACGGCCGGCTTGGCGATCTCGCCCGACTGGACCTCGTCGACGGTCTTGCGGCCTTCGGCCGGGCCGAGGTCGAACAGGTAGGGCGGGTTGGCGGTGGCCTCGGCGAAGGCCGCGGCGGCGGGCTCCAGGACGGGGCGGACACCCTGCGTGTCGGTCATGACGGTCTCCTCGGATCCGGTGCCGTGGGCACGCTCCTCGCGGGCTTCGCCGGGAGCGGCGGCACTGCCAGGACAGTAGCTCACGATTAAGTCGTGCACAACTTATTTGGGCGCGATAGGATCGGGGGGACTCGATGGCGGACTCGGCGATAGGGTAGGGACCACCGAGGTGGATCGAGGGAGATCCCCGAGTACGGAGGTACGCCGTGAGCACCGCCGGAGCCGACGAATCGGCACAGGGGGACGCACCCGTGTCACCCCGGGAGGGCTCTCTCCTGCTGGAGGACCAGCTCTGCTTCGCCCTTTACGCGGCCTCCCGGGCGGTGACCGCCCGCTACCGCCCCCTGCTGGACGAGCTGGGACTGACCTATCCGCAGTACCTGGTGATGCTCGCGCTGTGGGAGCGGGACTCGATCTCCGTCCGCGACCTGGGCACAACGCTGCAACTGGAGTCCAGCACCCTGTCACCGCTCCTCAAGCGCCTGGAGGCGAACGGGCTGCTGCGGCGCGAACGCCGGGCGGAGGACGAGCGTTCCGTCGCCCTGCACCTCACCGAGGCCGGGACACGCCTGCGGGACCGGGCCGACTCCGTCCCCCTCGCCATGGGCGACGCCATGGCCCTGACCCCCGAACAGGACGCCACGGCCAAGCACTTGCTCCGCCTGCTCACCACGAACGTCAGCCTCCCGTAGGGCGAGTCACCCCCTGAGACCGGCGTGGCACGAGGGCCCGGGAGACACAGGTCACATTCCCTCCATGTCACAGTGCGCGCTCTGCTGCCCGTCAGGTATGTGCAACTCCCGGCACCGACACACGACAGAGGAGCACATCATGGAAGCCCGTCTGAACCTCATGGGCAGCCCGACCGCCGCCACGTTCGTCAAGCACCTTTCCTCGGCGGGCAAGGTCGTCTCCGACTCGGGGCTGCCGGCCTCGACGCAGGAGCTGGTGAAGATCCGCGCCAGCCAGATCAACGGCTGCGGTTTCTGCACCGACATGCACACCAAGGAGGCCACCGCGGCCGGCGAGACCCCGGCCCGGCTCAACCTCGTCGCCGCCTGGCGCGAGGCCACCGTCTTCACCGAGGCCGAGCGTGCCGCGCTGGAACTGGCGGAGCAGGGCACCCGTATCGCCGACGCGGCCGGCGGGGTCACGGACGAGGCCTGGGAGAACGCCGCCAAGCACTACGACGAGGCGCAACTGGCCGGTCTGGTGTTCCTGATCTCCCTCATCAACGCCTTCAACCGGGCCAACGTCCTCGTGCGGCAGCCCGCCGGGGACTACCGCGTCGGCCAGTTCGGCTAGCCGGCGGGCAGGGGCCCCGGAGGCGCACTGTCGCCCCAGAGGCGGACGGGGCATGCTGACCCCGGCGGGGCGTCGCACATGATCAGGACGCCCGCACGATCAGTTGGCCCGCACGATCAACGGAGCGCGGATGACGACCGACAGGGGTACGCGGATCGACGTCCGGCCGGTCGCCGGCCACATCGGCGCCGAGATGGCGGGCGTCGATCTGGCGGGCGACCTGGACGACGCGGTCGTCGCCGGGATCCGGGCGGCGCTGCTGCGCTGGAAGGTGGTGTTCTTCCGGGGGCAGCGCCTGGACCACGCCTCGCACGTCGCGTTGGCCCGCCGGTTCGGCGAGCCGGTCCGGCTGCGCCGGCGCGGCAGCGCGTCACCCGCCGGCGTCCCGGAGATCGAGACGACGGCCGACCGGCTGGAACTCGGCGGGCGCTACGGCATGGAGCACGACGAGTGGCTGCGCAGGCGCCGCCACTCGCTGCTGCGCGGCTGGCACTGCGACCACGGCGCCCGTGTCGATCCGCCGGCGGCGACGATCCTGCGCGCCGAGACCGTGCCCCCGTACGGCGGCGACACCACCTGGTCG
This sequence is a window from Streptomyces ortus. Protein-coding genes within it:
- a CDS encoding MarR family winged helix-turn-helix transcriptional regulator; translation: MRVTTDVPDRPQRAGHPPDTLTDQVLDAVESVVSLWWAAASAAPPRLPTRQLLALRTVRRPPELNLTALAEHLGIGLPTASRLCGRLEAAGLLQRTVQPHNRREVQLVITSQGRRLLADVTEHRSQGLTGVLAAMTPGERASLKQGLHAFHRAHARVRPQPPRLG
- a CDS encoding PP2C family protein-serine/threonine phosphatase — encoded protein: MIRTWHISTVPDAARARVDTARLAAALGVSDMERTRLTTSLGAQLRTCLTQGGAWRLELETAGEPPEGVLLRARVTSGDEVDAAERPTWQLTVACAEDAPTTDAGGPADDHETLAEALLVADEDTARVVDRLGEQEDLVTFHREELEQTNLGVLALHAELDAAGRAQRDLLAAERKARGEAETARRRLTFLADASAVLTASLNHDEVVRRLQGLLVPEYAASVDVWLFDGDEDRVNAPRPAAAVVAARTGRPQYAADHPGDLPGVDDHPFSTLRPATPLLCIPLGTRRTPQGVLTLAPPGARWDADDVVMLIELTRRAGVAIDNARRFEHNRDIAETLQRALLTDLPATPGLQLAARYLPATHGLNIGGDWYDAFRQPDGSLITVIGDVTGHGLHAAVMMSQLRTALRAYAVDGGTPGQLLTRLHIFLHHLQPDLYATAVIARFHPDEPTLTWAAAGHPPPVLRTPDGQVHTLDAKPGAMLGIPLQQVIRDHTVTLTPGSTLALYTDGLVERRAQGIDPGIGRLAAALGTFRSEDLDADLDASADRLLHPLLSDSERDDDVCLLLCHLHSRAAELVRTPTELAF
- a CDS encoding STAS domain-containing protein encodes the protein MSIAQNPLSVEVSLPREDVVLLTVEGHLDIDTATGLQHHLANQFQHGRRHFLLDLAAVPFMDSSGMNIIIRAYQQTRELDGSVHIISPTPPVRRILDLTGVSITVPVSDSVEDSLALVDKQRSDDSA
- a CDS encoding MarR family winged helix-turn-helix transcriptional regulator, which encodes MSPREGSLLLEDQLCFALYAASRAVTARYRPLLDELGLTYPQYLVMLALWERDSISVRDLGTTLQLESSTLSPLLKRLEANGLLRRERRAEDERSVALHLTEAGTRLRDRADSVPLAMGDAMALTPEQDATAKHLLRLLTTNVSLP
- a CDS encoding alpha/beta hydrolase, with product MTDTQGVRPVLEPAAAAFAEATANPPYLFDLGPAEGRKTVDEVQSGEIAKPAVDEEWITVPGGPTGEVRTRIVRPAGATGALPVIIYIHGAGWVFGNAHTHDRLVRELAVGAGAAVVFPEYDLSPEARYPVAIEQNYTVAQWIATTGADHGLDASRTAVVGDSVGGNMAAALTLMAKERGDVALVQQVLFYPVTDASFDTGSYHRFAEGYFLRRDGMQWFWDQYTTDEKQRAEITASPLRATTEQLTGLPPALVITGEADVLRDEGEAYADKLREAGVPVTAVRYQGIIHDFVMLNALRETHAAEAAISQAITVLKGALTAG
- a CDS encoding SpoIIE family protein phosphatase: MVAATDSSLDKQKAFATGYPVGRLAATVERLRHEVRSAQAEADGRALIELAKGILVERLGCGPAQAARQLAELADQAKVTPLELAVDVINQSARDRLSDVTGAFLAGAQDNESPSAPRAESERSAAVRLREAESGALAAPDTQAVADSLLQHALTPLGAVAVAIWTAGSDGSLTLAGSAGFSPAEAGRWRYVPPGVVTAARTSLTQRRGQWIGSLAKTGLPSIGQHHFPEGGRAALPAGTGGRVHGVLEVVWPTPLEPQSPQVIRQVEALAELCAHTLETYAFVHDGDTVSEPRVLPDAAELVDLADGLQDPALVLVPYLDDGHLVDFHIHHVNSRFLDPAGRPRGLVNGALLLEAYPMAAGESELFQRVERVYATGEPFRAQRMNLTALVDQVALASVADISISRHGNSVLLIWRVEDETARLASLLQHAQRLGRIGGFEENLLTGEITWNGQLFSLYGRSPASGPVPLEELALHAHPDDAVAIGRFLRTLLHHRRPAAAAFRLQRPDEVTRHIRVVAEPVLDADGRPFVLRGAYQDISAQHWTEVALAATRDQLAHTEQQATERNRLTLQLQHAIMPPTQAPLRAPRLDVAVRYRPAETEQLVGGDWYDAVVLPSGLVLLCVGDVAGHGIEAATSMVVLRNALRGLAVTGAGPGQLLTWLNSVAHHLTGSITATAVCGIYDPDSRTLRWARAGHLPPVLVRDGEAVSLPLLKGLLLGAVPEVAYGEDEVQLAVDDTLLMYTDGLIERRDRTMEESMTQLLTTVRAAPCTLDQQLDRLLTYSRSDTDDDTCIVGIRVS
- a CDS encoding carboxymuconolactone decarboxylase family protein: MEARLNLMGSPTAATFVKHLSSAGKVVSDSGLPASTQELVKIRASQINGCGFCTDMHTKEATAAGETPARLNLVAAWREATVFTEAERAALELAEQGTRIADAAGGVTDEAWENAAKHYDEAQLAGLVFLISLINAFNRANVLVRQPAGDYRVGQFG